Proteins found in one Butyricicoccus intestinisimiae genomic segment:
- a CDS encoding tRNA(Met) cytidine acetate ligase: MKVCAVISEYNPFHAGHLFQIREILRRMPDCYMISIMSGCFVQRGEPALWDKYFRAACAIRAGGPDLVLELPISAALSSAEGFAEGGVRLAAALGCVTHLSFGCESGTEQTLMQLAQWMDNPIFDDALRSNLTSGVSYAQAAQQAAQALCPDLAPLLASPNDLLAVQYCRAIRKYCPHVQPIAVRRIGAEHDGTPIDNIPSASYIRSQFHSENIESAAQLLPVAYREQALPMRRHSWQALAPAVLPYLRRLTPKYIATLPGVSEGLEHRFYAACQTAQSLEELWERTRSRRHPLSRVRRLTLCAYLGLTQDIAALSLEYITVLGMNARGQQILKAMKKTCPLPVIVKPTQARKLSDSAQRLWNFTVRADDLYYFPSPAGQDWKQTPYIEKQA, from the coding sequence ATGAAAGTTTGTGCTGTTATCTCAGAGTATAACCCATTTCACGCCGGACATCTGTTCCAAATCCGAGAAATTTTGCGCCGTATGCCGGATTGCTACATGATTTCCATCATGAGCGGCTGCTTTGTCCAGCGCGGCGAACCGGCGCTGTGGGACAAATATTTCCGCGCCGCGTGCGCCATTCGCGCAGGCGGGCCGGATTTGGTATTAGAGCTTCCCATCTCTGCCGCGCTTTCTTCGGCGGAAGGATTTGCAGAGGGCGGCGTGCGCCTTGCGGCGGCTTTGGGCTGTGTGACACATCTGTCATTCGGCTGCGAGAGCGGAACCGAACAGACGCTGATGCAGCTGGCGCAGTGGATGGACAATCCAATTTTTGATGACGCACTGCGAAGCAATCTCACCAGCGGCGTCAGCTACGCCCAAGCGGCACAGCAGGCGGCACAGGCGCTGTGTCCGGATTTGGCTCCGCTTCTCGCCTCCCCCAATGATTTGCTCGCCGTGCAATACTGCCGCGCCATTCGCAAATACTGCCCGCATGTGCAGCCGATTGCCGTTCGGCGCATCGGCGCCGAGCACGATGGCACGCCGATAGATAATATTCCCTCTGCGAGCTATATCCGTTCACAGTTCCACAGTGAAAACATCGAGAGCGCCGCGCAATTGCTTCCGGTGGCATACCGAGAGCAAGCCTTGCCCATGCGCCGCCACAGCTGGCAGGCGCTTGCACCTGCGGTTCTCCCTTATCTGCGCCGCTTGACACCGAAGTACATTGCCACACTGCCCGGCGTGTCAGAGGGATTGGAGCACCGGTTTTATGCCGCCTGTCAGACCGCCCAGAGCTTGGAGGAGCTTTGGGAGCGCACGCGTTCACGCCGTCATCCGCTCAGCCGTGTGCGCCGCCTGACGCTGTGCGCCTATCTCGGCTTGACGCAGGACATTGCCGCCCTGTCACTGGAATACATCACGGTTCTCGGCATGAACGCCCGCGGACAGCAGATTTTAAAAGCGATGAAAAAAACTTGTCCGCTCCCTGTTATTGTAAAGCCGACACAGGCGCGAAAGCTGTCTGATTCTGCGCAAAGGCTCTGGAATTTTACCGTCCGCGCCGACGATTTGTATTATTTCCCCTCTCCCGCCGGGCAAGACTGGAAGCAGACGCCATACATTGAAAAGCAGGCATAA
- the rpmA gene encoding 50S ribosomal protein L27, protein MLQISLQFFAHHKGAGSTKNGRDSESKRLGVKRADGQVVPAGNILVRQRGTHIHPGVNVGIGSDDTLYAKVSGVVRFERLGRDRKQVSVYEIEQ, encoded by the coding sequence ATGCTTCAGATCAGCTTACAGTTTTTCGCTCATCATAAGGGCGCAGGTTCCACCAAGAACGGCCGCGATTCCGAGTCCAAGAGACTTGGCGTAAAGCGTGCTGATGGTCAGGTTGTACCGGCAGGCAACATTCTGGTTCGCCAGCGCGGCACTCACATCCATCCGGGCGTAAACGTTGGCATTGGTTCCGACGACACCCTTTATGCAAAGGTTTCCGGCGTAGTTCGTTTCGAGCGTCTGGGCCGCGACCGCAAGCAGGTTTCTGTTTACGAAATCGAGCAGTAA
- the rplU gene encoding 50S ribosomal protein L21, whose translation MYAIIVTGGKQYKVSEGDVIYVEKLGVEDGASVTFDKVLAVGEGAELKVGAPYVEGATVAGTVEKNGKQKKVIVYKMKPKKGYRRKQGHRQPYTKVTIGAINA comes from the coding sequence ATGTATGCAATTATTGTAACCGGTGGCAAGCAGTACAAGGTATCCGAAGGTGACGTAATCTACGTTGAGAAGCTTGGCGTTGAAGACGGCGCTTCCGTTACATTTGACAAGGTTCTGGCAGTTGGCGAAGGCGCTGAGCTGAAGGTTGGTGCTCCGTATGTTGAGGGCGCAACTGTAGCTGGTACTGTTGAGAAGAACGGCAAGCAGAAGAAGGTTATCGTCTACAAGATGAAGCCGAAGAAGGGCTACCGTCGTAAGCAGGGCCACAGACAGCCGTACACCAAGGTAACCATCGGCGCTATCAACGCGTAA
- a CDS encoding histidinol-phosphatase HisJ family protein, producing MILDLHTHTRYSYDAEDRPVIDHVQHAVQKGVSILGFTEHVEFFRKDNIQASDFASGTVDFVGYQKEIEPFRTGKTIMPDLASEQKDIFAAQEVYGEQITLRAGVEIGQPHAAPEQARALIQTYPFDYVIGSIHQLSDDMDLYFYRYETIHPDEFWEKYFAEVRELLAFGHIQILAHLDYPLRVMKLPHNQPSLKGYMNYVDEVLKLLIAKDIALESNTKGLYGWQQEVGPEAFVLTRYRELGGELITVGSDSHAPETVARGIPQALERLRVAGFRAVTDFENKNIIQHAIA from the coding sequence ATGATTTTGGATCTGCACACCCATACTCGATATTCTTATGATGCGGAAGACAGGCCGGTCATAGACCATGTACAGCATGCCGTACAAAAAGGCGTCAGCATCTTGGGATTTACCGAGCATGTTGAATTTTTTCGCAAAGACAACATACAGGCATCCGACTTTGCATCTGGGACGGTAGATTTTGTTGGTTATCAGAAAGAAATCGAACCATTCCGAACCGGAAAAACCATTATGCCGGATTTGGCATCCGAACAGAAGGATATTTTTGCCGCACAGGAAGTGTATGGCGAGCAAATTACACTGCGCGCGGGCGTAGAGATTGGACAGCCGCATGCAGCGCCGGAACAGGCACGCGCCCTGATTCAAACATACCCGTTTGATTATGTCATCGGCTCGATTCATCAGCTGTCCGATGATATGGATTTGTATTTTTATCGGTATGAAACCATACATCCGGATGAATTTTGGGAGAAATATTTTGCGGAAGTGCGGGAATTACTTGCGTTTGGACACATCCAAATTCTTGCACATTTGGATTACCCGCTGCGCGTCATGAAGCTGCCGCACAATCAGCCCTCACTCAAAGGATATATGAATTATGTCGATGAAGTGCTCAAGCTTCTCATTGCAAAGGATATTGCATTGGAGAGCAACACAAAAGGGCTGTACGGCTGGCAGCAGGAAGTGGGACCGGAAGCCTTTGTGCTGACGCGGTATCGAGAATTGGGCGGCGAATTGATTACCGTTGGTTCGGACTCTCATGCGCCGGAAACCGTGGCGCGTGGCATCCCGCAGGCACTGGAAAGACTGCGGGTGGCAGGATTCCGTGCTGTGACCGACTTTGAAAACAAGAACATCATCCAGCACGCAATAGCATAG
- a CDS encoding helix-turn-helix domain-containing protein, whose protein sequence is MRYYSRLRDLREDHDLTQTQLVEQLGIHKTTYTNYEQGKREPPFEFMIQLAEFYQVSLDYLAGWTNDIHMQANAPIKNPSNLERQAIHILHSLAPADQLLWLEQGKLLSKFHKQNNEQ, encoded by the coding sequence ATGCGTTACTATTCGCGTCTACGTGATTTACGTGAAGACCATGATTTGACACAGACACAATTGGTAGAGCAATTGGGAATTCATAAAACAACGTATACAAATTATGAGCAGGGAAAACGGGAACCTCCTTTTGAATTTATGATCCAATTAGCAGAATTTTACCAAGTATCCTTAGACTATCTCGCAGGCTGGACAAATGACATTCACATGCAGGCAAATGCTCCTATTAAAAATCCGTCCAATCTGGAACGGCAAGCCATTCATATCCTGCATTCTCTCGCACCAGCCGATCAATTGCTCTGGCTGGAACAAGGAAAATTACTTTCAAAATTTCACAAACAAAATAACGAGCAGTAA
- a CDS encoding ribosomal-processing cysteine protease Prp encodes MTTARFYLTGSRIDAVEVSEHAGYAEAGEDIVCAAVSANLDLTSCLLEDVMGLAIRTEVDEENARIRLELPNSLEEAEETQAQNALNALMLYFINLKARYQDFIEVMEV; translated from the coding sequence ATGACTACCGCCCGTTTTTATTTAACAGGCAGCCGCATTGACGCAGTGGAGGTCTCCGAGCATGCAGGATATGCAGAGGCAGGAGAGGACATTGTCTGTGCGGCGGTATCTGCGAATCTGGATCTCACGAGCTGTCTGCTCGAGGATGTTATGGGTCTAGCGATCCGAACGGAAGTCGACGAAGAAAACGCTCGCATCCGCTTAGAGCTTCCAAACAGCTTGGAAGAAGCGGAGGAGACACAGGCGCAGAACGCACTCAATGCCTTGATGCTGTATTTTATCAATCTCAAGGCACGTTATCAGGATTTTATCGAAGTAATGGAGGTGTAA
- a CDS encoding DUF378 domain-containing protein produces MDKFILTLVIIGAINWGCIGFFGLDVVGVLFGGQGSFVSRVIYALVGLAGLWALTFYAKLRSGTSNS; encoded by the coding sequence ATGGATAAATTTATCCTGACACTCGTCATCATCGGCGCCATCAACTGGGGATGCATCGGTTTTTTCGGGCTGGATGTTGTCGGCGTGTTATTCGGCGGACAAGGTTCGTTTGTCAGCCGCGTGATTTATGCGCTGGTTGGGCTTGCAGGCTTGTGGGCGCTCACATTTTACGCAAAGCTGCGCAGCGGCACATCCAATTCATAA
- a CDS encoding DUF2798 domain-containing protein, producing MPQNKFQDAIFTIIMAGCMVYGMICYNVALNMGGVTNATFVAALHEMPIMWPIAFILEFFIIGKIAPMLAFKVMRPTDRPQFITYAISFCICAMMCPIMSLIATILFKDNPSFATFIQTWGMNLPAAFLWQFCYCGPFVRLVFRTIFRKQLANVGAPVES from the coding sequence ATGCCTCAAAACAAATTTCAGGACGCTATTTTCACAATTATCATGGCAGGATGTATGGTATACGGCATGATCTGCTATAACGTTGCACTCAACATGGGCGGCGTTACCAATGCAACCTTCGTTGCCGCTCTGCACGAGATGCCGATTATGTGGCCGATCGCTTTCATTCTGGAGTTCTTCATCATCGGCAAGATTGCACCGATGCTCGCGTTCAAGGTCATGCGCCCGACAGACCGCCCGCAGTTCATCACCTATGCGATTTCCTTCTGCATCTGCGCAATGATGTGCCCGATTATGAGCCTGATTGCAACGATTTTGTTTAAGGATAATCCGTCCTTCGCAACCTTCATCCAGACGTGGGGAATGAATCTTCCGGCTGCATTCCTGTGGCAGTTCTGCTACTGCGGCCCGTTCGTCCGTCTGGTGTTCCGCACCATCTTCCGCAAGCAGCTCGCAAACGTTGGTGCACCGGTGGAATCATAA
- a CDS encoding stage II sporulation protein R: MNKPYVRHRWELTLALTLFFVLCYAAFCSAQQENLSEDVLRLRVVANSDTQTDQAVKLRVRDRVLTVVQPLQKQAANQDDMRVLLQAHMQEITNAAQREVYACGGTQLVTAQLARDWYPTKTYDTFSLPAGWYDGLQLRIGAARGHNWWCVVYPSLCFNAAEGETTLTEDERNFIHQSGTSCEIRFRTAELLGNLRGMMS; encoded by the coding sequence ATGAATAAACCATATGTACGGCACAGATGGGAGCTGACACTGGCACTCACGTTGTTTTTTGTCTTGTGTTATGCTGCATTTTGCAGTGCGCAGCAGGAAAACCTGTCAGAGGACGTGCTGCGTCTGCGCGTTGTCGCAAATTCTGACACGCAGACCGACCAAGCTGTCAAATTGCGGGTGCGCGATCGGGTACTTACCGTTGTGCAGCCGCTGCAGAAGCAAGCGGCAAATCAGGATGACATGCGCGTGCTGCTACAGGCGCATATGCAGGAAATCACCAATGCGGCGCAAAGAGAAGTCTATGCCTGCGGCGGTACACAATTGGTCACGGCGCAATTGGCGCGCGATTGGTATCCGACAAAGACGTATGATACGTTTTCGCTTCCGGCGGGATGGTATGACGGATTGCAGCTGCGCATCGGCGCGGCGCGCGGACACAATTGGTGGTGTGTCGTATATCCTTCGCTGTGCTTCAACGCGGCAGAAGGAGAGACAACATTGACGGAGGATGAAAGAAATTTCATTCATCAATCGGGAACTTCATGTGAGATTCGATTTCGAACCGCAGAGCTGCTCGGCAATCTGCGCGGCATGATGTCCTGA
- a CDS encoding O-antigen ligase family protein yields the protein MEDRQQHQTKQSWLRRHLPAIMLLLFVVQPVMDVLSFGLTQCGVSNTVSLCLRFLVLFGTGALGFALSRHKKVYLTLGGIVLIFAVLHGWACLSAGYNGWQNPIYDLTNYIRVVQIPLFTLCFITFLRETGEDGYQTVERGFVINFGLIVLVEILSTVTGTDPHTYANKQIGVLGWFATTNAQSAILCAIVPVVVMQGMRKKKMGYLFASTIVGFGVLYLFATRLSYLAIFVTAAGMILVMLLSRTWNTRTAAVVLLGAVVCAAAIKVSPMYANQSAHQGVLQQKQLEADQMIQTAEKQYHTTVKQSPEQCLTPLYKEYLGEMADRFGMQRVMQTYDYTTDVSELKDARRMKIVYCTYLMEDAGTAAKLFGLELQDMVWENRTFDVENDFHGMYYLYGIIGLALFLLFLLYFAELIVRALLRNFQQYMTPEAGAFGISLCLLLLHVYCTAGVLRRPNASFYLSVVLAVIYYLITIRKYPVQSKT from the coding sequence ATGGAGGATAGACAACAACATCAAACAAAGCAAAGCTGGCTGCGCCGGCATTTGCCGGCGATTATGCTGCTGCTGTTTGTGGTGCAGCCGGTGATGGATGTTTTGTCATTTGGATTGACACAATGCGGCGTCAGCAATACGGTATCGCTATGCCTGCGCTTTTTGGTGCTGTTTGGGACAGGCGCTCTGGGATTTGCCCTGAGCAGGCACAAAAAAGTGTATTTGACTTTGGGCGGTATCGTGCTGATATTTGCCGTGCTGCATGGCTGGGCTTGTTTGTCCGCAGGATATAACGGCTGGCAAAATCCAATATATGACCTGACTAATTATATCCGTGTGGTACAGATTCCGTTGTTCACGCTGTGTTTTATTACATTTTTGCGTGAAACGGGCGAGGACGGTTATCAGACCGTGGAACGCGGCTTTGTCATCAATTTTGGACTGATTGTGCTGGTGGAGATTTTGAGCACGGTGACCGGCACCGATCCGCACACCTATGCGAACAAACAGATTGGTGTGCTGGGTTGGTTTGCCACGACCAATGCGCAGAGCGCCATTCTGTGCGCCATCGTCCCCGTTGTTGTCATGCAGGGAATGCGTAAGAAAAAGATGGGCTATCTGTTTGCAAGTACAATCGTTGGGTTCGGTGTGCTGTATCTGTTTGCGACGCGGCTTTCGTATTTGGCGATCTTTGTCACGGCGGCGGGTATGATTCTCGTCATGCTGCTCAGCCGCACATGGAATACCCGCACGGCGGCTGTGGTGCTGCTCGGCGCAGTTGTCTGCGCAGCGGCAATCAAGGTATCGCCGATGTATGCCAATCAGTCGGCACATCAGGGTGTTTTACAGCAAAAACAGCTGGAAGCAGACCAAATGATTCAGACTGCCGAAAAACAGTATCATACGACGGTAAAACAGTCGCCGGAACAGTGTCTGACACCGCTGTACAAAGAATACCTCGGCGAGATGGCGGATCGGTTCGGCATGCAGCGTGTGATGCAGACGTATGACTATACCACCGATGTGTCAGAGCTCAAAGACGCCCGCCGGATGAAGATTGTATACTGTACCTATTTGATGGAGGATGCCGGAACGGCGGCAAAGCTGTTTGGACTGGAATTGCAGGATATGGTGTGGGAAAACCGGACATTTGACGTAGAAAATGACTTTCACGGCATGTATTATCTGTACGGCATCATCGGCTTGGCACTGTTTTTGCTGTTTCTGCTGTATTTTGCCGAGCTCATTGTGCGGGCGCTTTTGCGCAATTTCCAACAGTACATGACGCCGGAGGCAGGAGCTTTTGGCATTTCTCTGTGCTTGCTGCTCCTGCACGTATACTGTACGGCGGGCGTCCTGCGCAGACCCAATGCGTCGTTCTATCTTTCGGTTGTGCTGGCGGTCATTTACTATTTGATAACCATACGGAAGTACCCTGTGCAGTCGAAAACTTGA
- the ispE gene encoding 4-(cytidine 5'-diphospho)-2-C-methyl-D-erythritol kinase, translating into MKQASTEAYAKINLTLDVTGKRPNGYHDVCMVMQSIGIHDIVTVQTENGADDIELTVSHCNLPTDSSNLAYRAAQLFLQRTNKQSDGIRIHIEKHNPIAAGLAGGSTDAAAVLVLLNDLYQTGLTQEQLMEMGLALGADVPFCIAGGTMLAEGIGEVLTPLPHAPQAFVVLCKPPVAVSTPAIYRAIDSVDIARRPDTQAMLRALKDGDLQAVSALLYNVMQPVTANMHPEIDDICRIMREHGAMNAIMSGSGPTVFGLFADRERAEKARKFLAAHYAEVFLTKFCRAGQVKRA; encoded by the coding sequence ATGAAACAGGCATCAACAGAAGCATATGCAAAAATCAATTTGACGCTGGACGTCACAGGCAAACGGCCGAATGGGTATCATGATGTTTGCATGGTCATGCAATCGATCGGCATTCATGATATTGTGACGGTGCAGACGGAAAACGGCGCAGATGACATTGAACTGACGGTTTCACATTGTAATTTGCCGACGGACAGCAGCAATCTGGCGTATCGCGCCGCACAGCTGTTTTTGCAGCGCACCAACAAGCAATCGGACGGCATTCGTATTCACATCGAAAAGCACAATCCGATTGCCGCAGGTCTTGCGGGCGGCAGCACGGATGCGGCAGCGGTGCTGGTACTGCTCAACGACCTGTATCAGACGGGACTGACACAGGAACAGCTCATGGAAATGGGACTGGCACTGGGCGCCGATGTTCCGTTCTGCATTGCGGGCGGCACGATGCTGGCGGAGGGCATTGGAGAGGTGCTCACGCCGCTTCCGCATGCACCGCAGGCGTTTGTCGTGCTGTGCAAGCCGCCAGTTGCGGTATCGACACCGGCCATTTATCGAGCCATCGACAGCGTAGACATTGCACGCCGTCCGGACACGCAGGCGATGCTGCGCGCGCTGAAAGACGGAGACCTGCAAGCGGTCTCTGCACTGCTGTACAACGTCATGCAGCCGGTCACAGCGAACATGCATCCGGAGATTGATGACATCTGCCGGATTATGCGGGAGCACGGTGCCATGAATGCCATCATGAGCGGTTCGGGTCCGACGGTGTTCGGACTGTTTGCAGACAGAGAGCGTGCAGAAAAGGCAAGAAAATTCCTCGCCGCGCACTACGCAGAAGTGTTCCTGACAAAGTTCTGTCGGGCGGGTCAGGTTAAACGGGCGTAA
- a CDS encoding acetate/propionate family kinase, translating into MNVLVINAGSSSLKYQLFNMDNKAVLAKGLCERIGIDGRLTHTNPNKEEKYKADVPMKDHADAIRAVINILIDKEWGVIESMSEIDAVGHRVVHGGEYFADSVLINDEVIKAIEACVPLAPLHNTANLIGISACKDVMGENIPQVAVFDTAFHQTMPPEHYMYALPYEYYEKYKIRRYGFHGTSHKYVSQQASEMLGIPIENLRLVTCHLGNGSSIAAIKGGKSMDTSMGFTPLAGLPMGTRAGNIDPAIISFLCDHEHKEADEIIDILNKKSGMLGISGVSSDFRDLDTAIEEGNPRAKLAKDMFNLSVKKIIGSYIAEMGGVDAIVFTAGVGENDRSVRWDVCEHMEYLGIKIDPEKNKFRGRQMDISIDYARVRVLVIPTNEELVIAEDTERLVNEAK; encoded by the coding sequence ATGAATGTTTTGGTAATCAATGCGGGCAGCTCTTCCCTGAAGTATCAGCTCTTCAACATGGACAACAAGGCTGTTCTGGCTAAGGGCCTGTGCGAGAGAATTGGTATTGATGGTCGTCTGACCCACACCAACCCGAACAAGGAAGAAAAGTACAAGGCAGACGTTCCGATGAAGGATCATGCCGATGCAATCCGCGCTGTCATCAACATCCTGATTGACAAGGAGTGGGGCGTTATCGAGTCCATGTCCGAAATTGATGCTGTTGGTCATCGTGTCGTACACGGCGGCGAGTACTTTGCTGATTCCGTCCTCATCAATGATGAAGTTATCAAGGCAATCGAGGCTTGCGTTCCGCTGGCTCCGCTGCACAACACGGCAAACCTGATCGGTATCAGCGCGTGCAAGGACGTTATGGGCGAGAATATCCCGCAGGTAGCTGTATTTGATACCGCTTTCCATCAGACCATGCCGCCGGAGCATTACATGTACGCTCTGCCGTATGAGTACTACGAGAAGTACAAGATTCGTCGCTACGGCTTCCACGGCACTTCCCATAAGTACGTTTCTCAGCAGGCTTCTGAGATGCTGGGCATTCCGATCGAAAACCTGCGTCTGGTTACCTGTCATCTGGGCAACGGCTCCTCTATTGCTGCAATCAAGGGCGGCAAGTCGATGGATACTTCCATGGGCTTCACCCCGCTGGCTGGTCTGCCGATGGGCACTCGTGCAGGCAACATCGACCCGGCTATCATCTCCTTCCTGTGCGACCATGAGCACAAGGAAGCAGATGAAATCATTGATATCCTGAACAAGAAGTCCGGTATGCTGGGTATCTCCGGCGTGTCCTCCGACTTCCGCGATCTGGATACCGCGATTGAAGAAGGCAACCCGCGTGCAAAGCTGGCAAAGGACATGTTCAACCTGTCCGTAAAGAAGATCATCGGCTCCTACATCGCTGAGATGGGCGGCGTTGATGCCATCGTATTTACCGCTGGCGTAGGTGAGAACGATCGTTCCGTTCGTTGGGACGTTTGCGAGCACATGGAATATCTGGGCATCAAGATTGATCCGGAGAAGAACAAGTTCCGCGGCCGTCAGATGGATATTTCCATTGACTACGCACGTGTTCGTGTTCTGGTTATCCCGACCAACGAGGAGCTGGTTATTGCAGAGGATACCGAGCGTCTGGTAAACGAGGCTAAGTAA
- the obgE gene encoding GTPase ObgE: MPQFIDTAKIWIQSGKGGDGKVSFHREKYVASGGPDGGDGGRGGSVIFQVDDNLSTLMDFRYKRKYKAEPGEQGGSKRCTGKDGKNLVIRVPRGTILRDAQSGQVIKDLSDSEPFVAAKGGRGGWGNVHFATPTRQTPRFAKPGMPGQELEIRLELKLLADVGLVGFPNVGKSTLLSMASAARPKIANYHFTTLVPNLGVVRIGDGESFVMADIPGIIEGASEGAGLGHDFLRHIDRCRLLLHVVDAAGSEGRDPIDDLNKINDELAQYSMDLEKRPQIVVANKIDLFYDDDHSKLDEIRQWAEDHGFAYAEMSAATNQGVRELMNMTWHALEELPPVLVYEPEFVPEPVDKPVTEESITYRRMNEYYIVEGEWIDRLFASINFDDYESRQYLDRRLRGAGVFDKLEEMGIKDGDPVVIGEMEFEYER, encoded by the coding sequence ATGCCACAGTTTATTGATACAGCCAAAATCTGGATCCAGTCCGGCAAGGGCGGAGACGGCAAGGTTTCATTTCACCGTGAGAAGTATGTTGCATCCGGCGGCCCGGACGGCGGCGACGGCGGTCGCGGTGGCTCCGTCATTTTTCAGGTAGATGACAACTTGTCTACTCTGATGGATTTTCGATACAAGAGAAAGTATAAGGCAGAGCCGGGCGAGCAGGGCGGCAGCAAGCGCTGCACCGGCAAGGATGGCAAAAATCTGGTCATTCGTGTGCCGCGCGGCACGATTCTGCGCGATGCGCAGAGCGGACAGGTCATCAAGGATTTGTCAGATTCCGAGCCGTTTGTCGCAGCAAAGGGCGGCCGCGGCGGCTGGGGCAATGTGCACTTTGCGACCCCGACCCGTCAGACCCCGCGGTTTGCGAAGCCGGGAATGCCGGGGCAGGAGCTGGAGATTCGTCTGGAGCTGAAGCTGCTGGCGGATGTCGGTCTCGTCGGTTTCCCGAACGTCGGCAAGTCCACGCTGTTGTCCATGGCGTCCGCTGCCCGTCCGAAGATTGCAAACTACCACTTTACCACGCTGGTTCCGAATCTGGGCGTGGTGCGCATTGGTGACGGCGAGTCGTTCGTCATGGCGGACATTCCGGGCATTATTGAAGGCGCGTCGGAAGGCGCCGGTCTGGGTCATGACTTCCTGCGGCACATCGACCGCTGCCGTCTGCTGCTGCACGTTGTCGATGCAGCGGGCAGCGAGGGCCGCGACCCGATTGACGACTTGAACAAAATCAACGATGAGCTGGCGCAGTATTCGATGGATCTCGAAAAGCGCCCGCAGATTGTTGTTGCAAATAAGATTGATTTGTTCTACGACGACGATCACTCCAAGCTGGACGAAATCCGCCAGTGGGCAGAGGATCACGGATTTGCGTATGCGGAGATGTCCGCAGCGACCAATCAGGGCGTGCGCGAGCTGATGAACATGACATGGCACGCGCTCGAAGAGCTGCCGCCGGTACTCGTCTACGAGCCGGAATTCGTGCCGGAGCCGGTGGACAAGCCGGTTACGGAGGAGTCCATCACGTACCGCCGCATGAACGAGTACTATATCGTAGAGGGCGAGTGGATTGACCGTCTGTTCGCGTCCATCAACTTTGATGACTACGAGTCCCGCCAGTATCTCGACCGCCGCCTGCGCGGTGCGGGCGTCTTTGACAAGCTGGAAGAAATGGGCATCAAGGACGGCGATCCGGTTGTCATCGGCGAGATGGAATTCGAGTACGAGAGATAA